A single region of the Glycine max cultivar Williams 82 chromosome 20, Glycine_max_v4.0, whole genome shotgun sequence genome encodes:
- the LOC102663497 gene encoding uncharacterized protein, with product MYTNGQIEEEEWGWDVDIMSYIDFKKLINSVSGEVKVVVDGEVEAVVEGEVKAEGQVDGQALVEVRVKVEVQVDKQGLVEVQVQAKGEVGVQGDMEEKVQVDEQGLMEVQVQAQHEVGVEGELEVMVEGDVEAEEDDDTGQPTFETNEADSTNFDFGDEDGDSDELDTLDGSDDEGDPKVRFPRFKVLQNDEDVKFQIGLQFSNKKQILEAIKTFGIMSKKNTKVVTFKDQHYFFRIARNSHATPDWVAKRLISLLMHTPDMKLKALIAYGVEKWGIRLTMDQAYKTKVKGMEKIEGATRDQYKHLRSYVAEMLEKKQE from the exons ATGTATACCAATGGTcagatagaagaagaagaatggggTTGGGATGTGGATATTATGTCCTATATTGACTTCAAGAAGCTGATTAACTCTGTTAG TGGTGAGGTTAAAGTTGTggtggatggtgaagttgaagCAGTGGTGGAGGGTGAAGTTAAGGCTGAGGGGCAGGTTGATGGACAAGCTTTGGTTGAGGTTCGAGTGAAGGTTGAGGTTCAGGTTGATAAACAAGGTTTGGTGGAGGTTCAGGTGCAGGCTAAAGGGGAGGTTGGTGTTCAAGGTGACATGGAGGAGAAGGTTCAGGTTGATGAACAAGGTTTGATGGAGGTTCAAGTGCAGGCTCAACATGAGGTTGGTGTTGAAGGTGAGCTGGAGGTTATGGTGGAGGGTGATGTTGAGGctgaggaagatgatgat ACTGGTCAACCCACATTTGAGACTAATGAAGCAGACtcaacaaattttgattttggtgaTGAAGATGGAGATTCTGATGAGTTAGATACTCTAGATGGAAGTGATGATGAAGGTGATCCAAAAGTTAGATTTCCTCGGTTTAAGGTGCTTCAAAATGATGAAGATGTAAAGTTTCAGATAGGGTTGCAATTCAGTAATAAGAAACAAATTCTAGAGGCTATCAAAACCTTTGGTATAATGTCTAAGAAGAATAcgaag GTGGTAACATTCAAAGATCAACATTATTTCTTTAGAATTGCTAGAAACAGCCATGCTACACCTGATTGGGTGGCAAAAAGGTTGATATCTTTATTAATGCATACTCCTGACATGAAGCTAAAAGCCTTAATTGCTTATGGTGTAGAGAAATGGGGAATCAGGTTGACCATGGATCAGGCATACAAAACAAAGGTTAAGGGAATGGAAAAAATTGAAGGTGCAACCAGAGATCAATATAAGCACTTGAGAAGTTATGTTGCTGAgatgttagaaaaaaaacaagaatag